One window from the genome of Candidatus Synechococcus calcipolaris G9 encodes:
- a CDS encoding alpha/beta fold hydrolase, whose product MAEALPDQQRPLNAVRPLNIGQQRDWAWRGWQTRYTFMKPGTSSSGTPDQPNPSPGTPLILLHGFGAAIAHWRYNISVLAEHQPVYALDLVGFGGSEKPIADYNAYFWAEQIYQFWRQLINRPVVLVGNSIGSLIALTVAKQYPDMVAGLVLLSLPDPAVREELIPRAIAPIMQSIERFFTSGWLLRPLFYLIRRPGIVRPWAGLAYADPTKVDDQLLDILLTPARDTHADRAFVQIISSMTQVSFGPAVKQTLGDLTIPILLIWGQQDRLIPPRFGPEFCRHNSRIKLLELENAGHCPQDEQPEMVNREILAWMADHGLGDSELN is encoded by the coding sequence ATGGCGGAGGCACTCCCTGATCAACAACGCCCCCTAAATGCTGTACGTCCTCTCAATATTGGTCAACAGCGGGATTGGGCCTGGCGGGGATGGCAGACCCGTTATACGTTTATGAAGCCTGGGACAAGCTCCTCTGGAACGCCTGATCAGCCGAATCCCTCCCCAGGGACACCCCTGATCCTGTTGCATGGCTTCGGGGCGGCGATCGCCCATTGGCGGTATAACATTTCTGTTTTGGCAGAGCATCAGCCGGTCTACGCCCTTGATCTCGTTGGCTTTGGTGGGTCAGAAAAACCGATCGCCGATTACAATGCCTACTTTTGGGCAGAGCAGATCTATCAATTTTGGCGGCAGTTGATTAACCGGCCCGTGGTACTCGTGGGCAACTCCATTGGCTCCCTCATTGCCCTGACCGTTGCCAAACAATATCCAGACATGGTGGCGGGCCTTGTTTTATTGAGCTTGCCAGATCCGGCGGTGCGGGAAGAACTCATTCCCAGGGCGATCGCCCCAATCATGCAATCCATTGAACGATTCTTTACCTCCGGCTGGCTCCTGCGGCCGCTGTTTTATCTGATTCGCCGTCCCGGAATTGTCCGCCCTTGGGCTGGATTAGCCTACGCAGATCCAACAAAGGTGGATGACCAACTATTGGACATTTTGTTAACCCCTGCCAGGGATACCCACGCCGATCGCGCCTTTGTCCAAATTATTAGCTCCATGACCCAGGTGAGCTTTGGCCCCGCTGTCAAGCAAACCCTTGGGGATTTAACTATTCCTATCCTTTTAATTTGGGGACAACAGGATCGATTGATTCCGCCGCGATTTGGCCCAGAGTTTTGCCGCCATAACTCTAGGATCAAACTATTGGAGTTAGAAAACGCCGGCCATTGTCCCCAGGATGAACAGCCTGAGATGGTTAACCGGGAAATTTTAGCCTGGATGGCCGATCATGGCCTGGGTGATTCAGAACTAAATTGA
- a CDS encoding Ycf34 family protein, with the protein MCICVNCAYVDRCHTYHAVEEQHQQPHLTADPTFEPLEPTINVNIRTIDEEIQLEWDVVGCASFSLESGRWAQLRPGELVPT; encoded by the coding sequence GTGTGCATCTGTGTTAATTGTGCCTACGTCGATCGCTGCCATACGTACCATGCCGTGGAAGAGCAGCATCAACAACCCCACCTCACCGCTGACCCCACCTTTGAACCCCTTGAACCGACGATTAATGTGAATATCCGCACCATTGACGAAGAAATTCAATTGGAGTGGGATGTGGTTGGTTGTGCCAGTTTTAGTCTAGAGTCCGGCCGCTGGGCCCAATTGCGTCCTGGAGAACTGGTTCCCACCTGA
- a CDS encoding ABC transporter ATP-binding protein, translating into MVSDSASLVSRQDQSDWQLFRRVVPYARPYTLALVFSGLLLIPLAASAALQPIIIGQAISFLRGEESTYAFLKALSLTQGIDLLSLLLLLTVLTRFSLQAIQGYWVQKIGQWITTDIRQDLFTHVSQLSARFFDRTPVGKLITRLTSDVDALGDVFATGAVGVISDLFSILVVILTMFVLDWRLASLLVTFIIPVTGLIIYFQHRFRLANYKAREELSVLNANLQENIIGIGVVQLFRREAVNSNLFRQRNRKYIKEVDRTIFYDSAVSATLEWIAFVAIAGVLYLGGSLVEQGQIDFGILATFILFSQRVFDPLRQLAEKFTTVQAGFTAVERITDILNQPIEIQDPDYPQCELSGQKDTDAYLGKVEFNHVWLAYKDDEYILEDLNFTIHPGEKVAIVGPTGAGKSSLIRLLCRLYEATRGQVLVDGIDVRDLPQASLRRHVGVILQDNFLFSGDVKTNIALGDDYSFAEIRAIAEQMNISAFIEQLPQGYDTLLRQRGTNLSAGQKQLLAFARVAIRNPRILVLDEATANLDVGTEAMIQAALDKLLINRTAIIIAHRLATIRNVDRILVLKRGRLIEQGSHNELMDANGVYANLYHLQSLTASQ; encoded by the coding sequence ATGGTTTCTGATTCTGCTAGTCTAGTATCCCGTCAAGATCAAAGTGACTGGCAATTGTTTCGACGAGTAGTTCCCTATGCCCGTCCCTACACCTTAGCACTGGTTTTTAGTGGACTGCTCCTCATTCCCTTGGCGGCATCCGCAGCCCTCCAACCCATTATTATTGGTCAGGCCATTTCATTCCTGCGGGGTGAAGAGAGTACCTATGCCTTTCTGAAAGCCCTTAGCCTCACCCAGGGAATTGACCTCCTCAGTTTGCTGTTATTACTCACGGTCTTAACCCGCTTTAGTCTCCAAGCGATTCAAGGGTACTGGGTACAAAAAATTGGTCAGTGGATTACGACGGATATTCGCCAAGACCTGTTTACCCATGTGAGCCAACTCTCTGCCCGCTTCTTTGATCGTACGCCCGTGGGCAAGCTAATTACCCGTCTCACCAGTGATGTGGATGCCCTAGGGGACGTCTTTGCCACCGGGGCCGTGGGGGTGATTAGTGATCTCTTTTCAATTCTGGTGGTGATTCTGACGATGTTTGTGCTGGACTGGCGACTGGCCAGCCTCCTAGTCACCTTTATCATTCCGGTGACGGGGTTAATTATTTATTTTCAGCATCGTTTTCGCCTGGCCAACTATAAGGCACGGGAAGAACTGTCCGTTCTCAATGCAAATCTCCAGGAAAATATTATTGGTATTGGTGTTGTCCAACTGTTTCGCCGGGAGGCCGTTAATAGCAATCTCTTTCGCCAGCGGAATCGTAAGTACATCAAGGAGGTGGATCGCACGATCTTTTATGATTCTGCGGTTTCGGCCACGTTGGAATGGATTGCCTTTGTGGCGATCGCCGGGGTGTTGTACCTAGGGGGTAGCTTAGTGGAGCAGGGACAGATTGATTTTGGTATCCTGGCCACCTTTATCCTTTTTTCTCAGCGGGTATTTGACCCATTACGGCAATTAGCGGAAAAATTTACTACTGTCCAAGCTGGGTTTACGGCGGTTGAACGGATTACCGATATTCTGAATCAACCCATTGAAATCCAGGATCCCGACTATCCCCAATGTGAGTTGAGTGGTCAGAAAGATACCGATGCCTATCTAGGGAAAGTGGAATTTAACCATGTCTGGTTAGCCTACAAGGATGATGAATATATTCTTGAGGATCTGAACTTCACGATTCATCCAGGGGAAAAGGTGGCGATCGTTGGCCCCACTGGTGCTGGAAAAAGTTCTCTGATTCGTTTGCTCTGTCGTCTTTATGAAGCCACCCGGGGTCAAGTATTGGTGGATGGGATTGATGTACGGGATTTGCCCCAGGCAAGTCTCCGTCGCCATGTGGGGGTAATTCTCCAAGATAATTTTCTGTTCTCAGGGGATGTGAAAACCAATATTGCCCTAGGAGATGACTATAGTTTTGCCGAGATCCGGGCGATCGCCGAACAGATGAATATTTCTGCCTTTATTGAGCAACTGCCCCAAGGCTACGACACCCTATTGCGTCAACGGGGAACCAATCTTTCCGCCGGTCAGAAACAACTCCTGGCCTTCGCCCGGGTCGCCATTCGTAATCCCCGCATTCTGGTGCTAGACGAAGCCACCGCCAACTTAGACGTGGGCACGGAAGCCATGATTCAAGCTGCCCTAGACAAACTTCTGATCAACCGTACCGCCATTATTATTGCCCATCGCCTCGCTACCATTCGCAATGTGGATCGCATTCTCGTCCTGAAACGGGGGCGGCTGATTGAACAGGGTTCCCACAATGAATTAATGGACGCCAATGGTGTCTATGCCAATCTTTACCATCTCCAATCCCTGACGGCTTCCCAATAA
- a CDS encoding RNA polymerase sigma factor SigF, which translates to MSVQTSSYEIKESTLVLLQAYQNDPQLSLRNRLVQLNLGLVRKEAHRWLNYSQESFDDLMQVGSLGLIRAIERFEPSKGAAFSSFAMPYIRGEIQHYLRDKSPHIRVPRRWQSLQRQGYRMKQELRQTLNRAPSDTEIAAALEVPLEDWQEAQQVNQHCSPLSLDAPSMDLEEESASLGDLVPDHRYQSFQLAQEDQIRLQQCLQKLEGRTCEILEFVFLQDLTQKETAELLGLSAVTVSRQVKKGLAALRRMMQQDIFPDHKNKD; encoded by the coding sequence ATGTCTGTTCAAACCTCCAGTTACGAAATCAAGGAATCTACCCTGGTATTGCTGCAAGCCTATCAGAACGATCCCCAGCTTTCTTTGCGTAATCGCTTGGTTCAATTAAATCTAGGCCTTGTCCGCAAGGAAGCCCACCGCTGGCTCAACTATAGTCAAGAATCCTTTGATGATCTGATGCAGGTCGGTAGCTTGGGTTTGATTCGGGCGATCGAGCGGTTTGAGCCGAGTAAGGGAGCCGCCTTTAGCTCTTTTGCCATGCCCTATATCCGTGGCGAAATTCAGCATTATCTACGGGATAAAAGTCCCCACATTCGCGTCCCCCGCCGTTGGCAATCCCTACAACGCCAAGGCTATCGGATGAAACAGGAGCTACGCCAAACCCTAAATCGTGCCCCCAGTGATACTGAAATTGCGGCGGCCCTAGAGGTTCCCCTCGAAGACTGGCAGGAAGCACAGCAGGTCAATCAGCATTGCTCCCCCCTCAGTTTAGATGCCCCATCCATGGATCTGGAAGAAGAAAGCGCCAGCTTGGGGGATCTCGTTCCCGATCATCGCTATCAAAGTTTCCAATTAGCCCAAGAAGATCAAATCCGGTTGCAGCAATGCCTGCAAAAGCTAGAGGGGCGCACCTGTGAAATTTTAGAGTTTGTGTTTCTCCAGGATCTGACCCAGAAGGAAACGGCGGAACTCTTGGGACTAAGTGCGGTGACGGTCTCACGACAAGTAAAAAAAGGTTTAGCTGCTCTGCGGCGGATGATGCAGCAGGATATTTTCCCGGATCATAAAAACAAGGACTAA
- a CDS encoding YccF domain-containing protein: MSLLGNIIWLVFGGLISGVGYIIGGIGLCLTIIGIPFGLKAIELGFSTFFPFGKDVIEKPEANSVLTTIFNIIWIAVIGWGIALNHLFWGLILAITIVGLPFAKQHFKLMILALLPFGREFK, translated from the coding sequence ATGAGTTTATTAGGAAATATTATTTGGTTGGTTTTCGGGGGGCTGATCAGTGGGGTTGGCTACATTATTGGTGGCATTGGTCTTTGTCTAACGATTATTGGTATTCCCTTTGGCCTTAAGGCTATTGAGCTAGGATTTAGCACCTTTTTTCCCTTTGGTAAAGACGTCATTGAGAAGCCCGAAGCCAATAGTGTTTTAACGACAATTTTTAATATTATTTGGATTGCGGTGATTGGTTGGGGAATTGCCCTCAATCATTTATTTTGGGGCTTAATTCTGGCCATTACGATTGTGGGTCTTCCCTTTGCAAAACAGCATTTCAAGTTGATGATTTTGGCCCTACTTCCCTTTGGGCGAGAGTTTAAGTAA
- the fba gene encoding class II fructose-bisphosphate aldolase (catalyzes the reversible aldol condensation of dihydroxyacetonephosphate and glyceraldehyde 3-phosphate in the Calvin cycle, glycolysis, and/or gluconeogenesis): MALVPMRLLLDHAAENGYGIPAFNVNNMEQIQAIMQAAHATDSPVILQASRGARKYAGENFLRHLILAAVETYPHIPIVMHQDHGNEPATCYSAIKNGFTSVMMDGSLEADAKTPASYEYNVAVTSEVVKVAHAIGASVEGELGCLGSLETGKGEAEDGHGFEGELDHSMLLTDPDEAVDFVERTQVDALAVAIGTSHGAYKFTRKPTGEILAISRIEEIHRRLPNTHLVMHGSSSVPEDLIALINQYGGAIPETYGVPVEEIQKGIKSGVRKVNIDTDNRLAITAAVREALAANPKEFDPRHFLKPSIKYMEKVCADRYTQFGTAGNASKIKQVSLEEYAAKYAKGELAQVAKKAVAV, from the coding sequence ATGGCACTCGTCCCAATGCGGTTGCTACTTGACCACGCCGCAGAAAACGGATACGGCATTCCTGCATTTAACGTCAACAACATGGAGCAGATCCAGGCGATTATGCAGGCGGCCCATGCCACCGATAGCCCAGTGATTCTCCAGGCCTCGCGGGGTGCGCGTAAATATGCAGGGGAAAACTTTTTACGTCACTTAATCTTGGCAGCGGTGGAAACCTACCCCCATATCCCCATTGTCATGCACCAGGATCATGGTAACGAGCCAGCCACCTGCTATTCGGCGATCAAAAATGGCTTCACCAGCGTGATGATGGATGGTTCCTTGGAAGCCGATGCCAAAACCCCCGCCAGCTATGAATACAATGTTGCGGTCACCAGTGAAGTTGTGAAAGTGGCCCATGCCATTGGTGCCTCCGTGGAAGGGGAACTTGGATGCTTAGGCTCCTTGGAAACCGGCAAAGGGGAAGCAGAGGATGGCCATGGTTTTGAAGGGGAATTGGATCACTCCATGCTCTTGACCGACCCCGATGAAGCAGTGGACTTTGTGGAGCGTACCCAGGTGGATGCCCTGGCCGTGGCGATCGGAACCAGCCATGGTGCCTACAAATTTACCCGCAAGCCCACGGGGGAAATCTTGGCCATTAGCCGCATTGAAGAAATTCACCGCCGCTTACCCAATACCCACTTGGTGATGCATGGTTCGTCCTCCGTACCCGAGGATTTAATTGCCCTGATCAACCAGTATGGGGGGGCCATTCCCGAAACCTACGGCGTGCCCGTGGAAGAAATCCAAAAAGGAATTAAGAGTGGTGTCCGCAAGGTCAATATTGATACCGATAACCGCCTAGCGATTACGGCAGCGGTTCGGGAAGCCTTGGCAGCCAATCCCAAGGAATTTGATCCCCGTCACTTCCTCAAGCCCTCCATTAAGTACATGGAAAAGGTCTGTGCCGATCGCTACACTCAGTTTGGTACCGCTGGAAATGCCAGCAAGATCAAGCAAGTGAGCCTAGAAGAGTATGCTGCCAAGTATGCCAAGGGTGAATTAGCCCAGGTTGCCAAAAAAGCTGTAGCCGTCTAG
- a CDS encoding dihydroorotase encodes MLPTDAPDLLIQGGRVCLPDGSCRTMDIQINQGKIIQLAETLEPEPGTTLISAQGLTVLPGVIDPQVHFREPGLEHKEDLHTASCACAKGGVTSFLEMPNTRPLTTDQGALDDKLKRAAAKCLVNYGFFIGATKDNLDVLNQVNPTCGIKIFMGSMHGPLLVDEEPILDQIFSRGDRLIAVHAEDQGRILERRKQFSDRQDVAAHSVIQDAQAALNASQLALKLSKKYQRRLHILHLSTGLEVELLRQDKPAWVTAEVTPQHLLLNQEAYRDIGSLAQMNPPLRTAEDNHLLWQGLLDGVLDFIATDHAPHTLEEKAQPYPQSPSGMPGVETSLPLMLTQSQAGRCSLAQVVRWMSTAVAEAYKIPDKGAISPGYDADLVIVDLQTYRPVLRQELVSKCGWSPFEGWRLTGWPVYTVVGGHIAYDRGELKTQVRGKSLTFL; translated from the coding sequence ATGCTCCCAACCGATGCTCCAGACCTTTTAATTCAGGGTGGTCGGGTCTGTCTACCCGACGGCTCCTGCCGAACCATGGATATACAAATCAACCAAGGTAAAATAATCCAACTGGCGGAAACCCTGGAGCCAGAACCGGGAACAACTCTAATTTCAGCCCAGGGGTTAACGGTTTTGCCCGGAGTCATTGATCCCCAGGTACATTTTCGTGAACCGGGCCTAGAGCATAAGGAGGATCTCCATACCGCCAGTTGCGCCTGCGCCAAGGGAGGGGTGACATCCTTCCTGGAAATGCCCAATACCCGCCCCCTCACTACGGATCAAGGGGCTCTAGATGATAAATTAAAACGGGCCGCTGCGAAATGCTTAGTCAACTATGGTTTTTTTATTGGGGCCACCAAGGACAATCTGGATGTCTTAAATCAGGTGAACCCCACCTGTGGCATCAAAATTTTTATGGGATCCATGCACGGCCCGTTGCTTGTGGATGAAGAACCCATCCTAGATCAAATTTTTAGTCGGGGCGATCGCCTGATTGCGGTTCATGCCGAGGATCAAGGGCGAATTTTAGAGCGACGAAAACAGTTTAGCGATCGCCAAGATGTGGCCGCCCACTCCGTGATTCAAGATGCCCAAGCTGCCCTCAATGCCAGCCAGTTAGCCCTGAAACTGTCTAAAAAATATCAACGTCGTCTCCATATTCTCCACCTATCGACGGGTCTAGAAGTGGAGTTGTTGCGCCAGGATAAACCCGCTTGGGTGACAGCGGAAGTGACACCCCAGCATTTACTCCTCAATCAGGAAGCCTATCGGGACATTGGTTCCCTGGCCCAGATGAATCCTCCCCTCCGCACCGCCGAAGATAATCACCTCCTCTGGCAAGGCCTTTTAGACGGTGTGCTGGACTTTATTGCCACGGATCATGCCCCCCATACCCTAGAAGAAAAGGCCCAACCCTATCCCCAAAGCCCATCAGGAATGCCAGGGGTAGAAACATCCTTACCCCTTATGCTCACCCAATCCCAAGCTGGTCGCTGTTCCTTGGCCCAAGTCGTCCGCTGGATGTCTACGGCCGTGGCTGAGGCCTATAAAATTCCCGATAAGGGGGCGATCTCTCCCGGCTATGATGCGGATTTAGTGATTGTAGATTTGCAAACCTATCGGCCGGTTTTGCGCCAGGAATTAGTCAGTAAATGCGGTTGGAGTCCCTTTGAAGGCTGGCGACTCACGGGTTGGCCCGTCTATACCGTGGTGGGGGGGCACATTGCCTACGATCGCGGCGAATTAAAGACCCAGGTGCGGGGTAAGTCCTTAACATTTCTCTAG
- the surE gene encoding 5'/3'-nucleotidase SurE, protein MRLLISNDDGVFSPGIRCLADTLAIAGHEVVVVCPDRERSATGHSLTVFDPIRAEVVSHRFHSNVQAWACSGTPSDCVKLALGALLEQPPDFVVSGINQGSNLGTDILYSGTVSAAMEGIIEGIPSMAISLTSFTVHEFQPAADFVARLLAHLGQKPLSEMMLLNVNVPALAAEDIAGVAITRQGLRRYHDLFQKRIDPRGKTYYWLAGEVVEELPQESGLVPTDVEAIAQNLISVTPLAYNLTYAPGLTSLSHCLDPQTFSIS, encoded by the coding sequence ATGCGTCTTTTAATTTCCAATGATGATGGGGTCTTTTCCCCCGGTATTCGTTGCTTAGCCGATACCCTGGCGATCGCCGGCCATGAGGTAGTCGTCGTCTGCCCCGATCGGGAGCGATCGGCCACGGGCCATAGCCTCACCGTCTTTGATCCCATTCGCGCCGAAGTGGTGAGTCATCGCTTTCATAGCAATGTTCAAGCCTGGGCCTGTTCGGGAACCCCCTCCGATTGCGTCAAATTAGCCCTAGGGGCCCTGCTGGAGCAACCCCCGGATTTTGTCGTATCCGGGATTAATCAAGGCTCCAACCTCGGCACTGATATTCTTTACTCCGGCACCGTTTCCGCCGCAATGGAAGGGATTATCGAAGGCATTCCTAGTATGGCCATTAGCCTAACGAGTTTTACCGTCCACGAGTTTCAACCTGCCGCTGACTTTGTCGCCCGTTTACTCGCGCACTTGGGGCAGAAACCGCTTTCGGAAATGATGCTCCTGAACGTCAATGTTCCCGCCTTGGCTGCTGAAGATATTGCTGGGGTGGCCATTACCCGCCAAGGTCTGCGCCGCTACCATGATCTCTTCCAAAAGCGTATTGATCCCCGTGGCAAAACCTACTACTGGCTGGCGGGGGAAGTGGTGGAAGAATTACCCCAGGAGAGTGGACTCGTGCCCACGGACGTGGAGGCGATCGCCCAAAATCTGATCAGTGTTACCCCCCTTGCCTATAACCTCACCTACGCACCGGGACTCACCTCCCTCAGCCACTGCCTTGATCCCCAAACCTTTTCCATTAGTTAG
- a CDS encoding GAF domain-containing sensor histidine kinase, protein MLLPASEEFVALCRSQLALVVKGLGASSLAVYLTEGAEDDPTAQTWMPVATYPESDRAWRSPPLLPPPISDFKPPQSELLPPPNNLVPSQTFSASDPPLSLIPKDNYSPGAAVIPPLGPDQLALPLIYQNWVLGLLLAGREGQPWIPWEQDQLEQVAHTLAIACILDQRQQWLSRPEAYELHRDSQHTVLDNLLHQLRNPLTAVRTFAKLLRKRLSHPNHALAEGIWQESERMEELLSQFSQVLEQPPLPPHSHYPLRLAPAPQTCTSLAEILAPLIQSAQARAEAQNIHLVLTDLTPLPDLHLNGDVLREVLNNLLDNAFKYTPSGGSVGIELVVVDSPSLPDCEAQETAHYDLRIWDTGPGIPAADQAHLFERGYRGIQANGEIPGTGLGLAIAQDLLQPLGIHIQVESPYPAHGTTGTAFRLRLPALINTPFLSNTVDSPLSCHNQPDGSNQDS, encoded by the coding sequence ATGCTATTACCGGCCAGTGAGGAGTTTGTTGCCCTTTGTCGCTCCCAGTTGGCCCTAGTCGTCAAGGGTTTAGGGGCTTCGTCCTTGGCGGTCTATCTGACGGAGGGGGCTGAGGATGATCCCACCGCCCAAACCTGGATGCCCGTTGCCACCTACCCTGAATCCGATAGGGCTTGGCGATCGCCCCCGCTGCTACCACCGCCCATCTCCGATTTTAAGCCGCCCCAGTCTGAATTATTACCCCCTCCCAACAACTTAGTCCCATCCCAAACCTTTAGTGCTAGTGATCCCCCCCTCTCCTTAATTCCCAAGGATAACTATTCCCCTGGGGCTGCTGTCATTCCCCCCCTAGGGCCGGATCAGTTAGCCCTACCCTTGATCTATCAAAACTGGGTCTTAGGGTTACTTCTGGCGGGGCGAGAGGGTCAACCCTGGATTCCCTGGGAGCAGGATCAACTGGAGCAGGTGGCCCATACCCTGGCGATCGCCTGTATTTTGGATCAACGGCAACAGTGGTTGAGTCGCCCCGAAGCCTATGAACTCCACCGAGATAGCCAACACACCGTTCTGGATAACCTGCTCCATCAACTGCGTAACCCCCTGACAGCGGTACGTACCTTTGCCAAACTCCTGCGAAAGCGTTTGAGCCATCCCAATCACGCCCTAGCGGAAGGGATATGGCAAGAAAGTGAACGGATGGAAGAACTCCTCAGTCAGTTTTCCCAGGTTTTGGAGCAGCCCCCCCTCCCACCCCATTCCCACTACCCCCTGCGATTGGCACCGGCTCCCCAGACCTGTACGTCCTTGGCAGAGATATTGGCACCCCTGATTCAATCCGCCCAAGCCCGCGCTGAGGCCCAGAATATCCATCTGGTCTTAACCGATCTCACCCCCTTGCCCGATCTCCATTTAAATGGCGATGTTCTCCGGGAAGTCCTGAATAATTTGCTAGATAATGCCTTCAAATACACCCCCAGCGGCGGCAGCGTTGGTATTGAGTTAGTCGTGGTGGACTCACCCTCCCTGCCTGATTGCGAGGCCCAGGAAACGGCCCACTATGACCTGCGGATTTGGGATACGGGGCCGGGCATCCCTGCCGCCGATCAGGCCCATTTATTTGAGCGGGGCTACCGAGGTATTCAAGCCAACGGCGAGATTCCGGGCACGGGCCTGGGCCTGGCGATCGCCCAAGACCTGCTCCAACCCCTAGGGATTCACATTCAGGTTGAAAGTCCTTACCCTGCCCACGGCACCACCGGAACCGCCTTTCGTCTGCGGCTCCCCGCACTCATTAACACACCCTTTCTTAGTAACACAGTTGACTCTCCCCTTTCCTGCCATAATCAACCTGATGGAAGCAATCAGGATTCGTAG
- a CDS encoding ATP synthase subunit I, with protein MAEFYQLRRELLTTSLALMGIIFVAVWWGYSLDTACNYLLGASASMLYLRLLARNVERLGREQEKLGKTHLVVFIAVIILASRWQQLHILPVFLGFLTYKAAILVYTLRTVVLSR; from the coding sequence ATGGCTGAATTTTATCAACTTCGTCGGGAGCTATTAACCACTAGCCTAGCTCTCATGGGGATAATTTTTGTGGCAGTTTGGTGGGGTTACTCCCTCGATACTGCCTGCAATTATCTATTAGGAGCCAGTGCCAGTATGCTCTATTTACGGTTATTGGCCCGTAATGTTGAGCGACTAGGCCGGGAGCAGGAAAAACTGGGTAAAACTCACCTTGTTGTCTTTATTGCCGTGATTATTCTGGCAAGTCGTTGGCAGCAATTGCACATTTTACCCGTATTCTTGGGTTTTCTCACCTACAAAGCAGCCATCTTGGTCTATACCTTGCGCACGGTTGTTTTGTCCCGCTAG
- the fmt gene encoding methionyl-tRNA formyltransferase — translation MRVVFFGTPNFAVPTLEQLIDHRDISVVGVVTQPDKRRGRGQQFSPSPVKKIAQAHDIPLWQPTKIKRSPEVIQELRSLDADFFVVVAYGQILSQEILDIPRYGCVNNHGSLLPAYRGAAPIQWALYDGERETGMTTMLMDAGMDTGAILLQERLGISLTDNAQTLGEKLAAVGAELMIPTLLQLQSGEITPQAQNEQDATYARLIQKEDYVLDWSRNALALHHQIRGFYPHCYGTWNGVSLKAIASLPLVPECGDQLPPELGAWLGAAKITAGVAGEVVGLVKGRGPVIQTGQGGLLLEQVQLSGKRVQSGWDFVNGVRLALGDLLG, via the coding sequence CTGAGGGTTGTTTTCTTTGGTACCCCCAATTTTGCTGTTCCGACCCTAGAGCAGTTAATAGATCATAGGGATATATCTGTGGTGGGGGTGGTCACTCAACCCGATAAACGGCGGGGTCGGGGCCAGCAGTTTTCACCGTCTCCCGTGAAAAAAATTGCCCAAGCCCACGATATTCCCCTGTGGCAGCCGACAAAAATCAAACGCAGCCCAGAAGTCATTCAGGAGCTACGTTCCCTGGACGCTGATTTTTTTGTGGTGGTAGCCTACGGTCAAATTCTCTCCCAAGAGATCCTAGATATTCCCCGCTATGGCTGTGTGAATAACCATGGGTCTCTGTTGCCAGCCTATCGGGGGGCGGCTCCAATTCAGTGGGCCCTCTACGATGGTGAAAGGGAAACCGGAATGACAACGATGCTGATGGATGCGGGGATGGATACGGGGGCCATTTTATTGCAAGAGCGTTTAGGTATCTCCCTGACGGATAATGCCCAAACCCTGGGGGAGAAATTAGCGGCGGTGGGGGCAGAGTTGATGATTCCCACGTTACTTCAACTCCAGAGTGGCGAGATCACACCCCAAGCCCAAAATGAGCAAGATGCCACCTATGCCCGCTTAATTCAAAAAGAGGATTATGTCTTGGATTGGTCTAGGAATGCTTTGGCACTCCATCATCAAATTCGCGGATTTTATCCCCATTGTTATGGGACCTGGAACGGAGTGTCCCTCAAGGCGATCGCCAGCTTACCCCTAGTTCCTGAGTGTGGGGATCAGTTACCTCCAGAGCTTGGGGCATGGCTGGGGGCAGCAAAGATAACCGCTGGTGTTGCCGGTGAAGTGGTGGGTCTAGTGAAGGGGAGGGGGCCAGTGATTCAAACGGGTCAGGGGGGCCTACTTCTAGAGCAGGTGCAGCTGAGTGGAAAACGGGTGCAATCGGGCTGGGATTTTGTGAATGGGGTACGACTGGCCCTGGGCGATCTCCTGGGTTAA